The following are from one region of the Isoalcanivorax indicus genome:
- a CDS encoding AraC family transcriptional regulator has translation MLHKTNTMAYEVPLIPVRYARQFLDFVEAQGISRGAVLHGSDLDTQQLDDPGMMLSMRQTLHLLNQARRLLDDERAGFRFGQKLDLLGHGLLGFSLLWQEDQRDLIRMNVQYIRVALPIMDMDIKCVGKDISVRLEDVWDLGDLRPFVVAIYMGSIHSLASLVCRQLRFEFDFHAQRPASEWESMVEGSRVVFGAPVSQVLMPLSGRRPWSNDASLSYYLAGARSRESLQASDDMEVVALVRQKLLDNPGRDSTLERVAERLEMSPRSVRHHLRRAGASFHDMRNEIREAFATRYLTETRLSLQRIAEVLGYSDQASFTKAYRVWTGTTPGEVRRRKKKNDA, from the coding sequence ATGTTGCATAAAACGAACACCATGGCCTACGAGGTGCCGTTGATCCCGGTCCGCTATGCGCGACAGTTTCTTGATTTTGTCGAGGCGCAAGGCATTTCCCGGGGCGCTGTGCTGCATGGCTCCGATCTGGACACGCAGCAACTCGACGACCCCGGCATGATGCTGAGCATGCGCCAGACGTTGCACCTTCTCAATCAGGCGCGACGCTTGCTGGACGATGAACGGGCCGGTTTCCGGTTCGGCCAGAAACTGGATTTGCTCGGGCACGGACTCCTTGGCTTTTCATTGCTGTGGCAGGAAGACCAGCGCGATCTGATCAGGATGAACGTGCAGTACATCCGTGTGGCACTGCCCATCATGGACATGGATATCAAATGTGTGGGCAAGGACATCAGCGTCCGCCTGGAGGATGTATGGGATCTGGGTGACTTGAGGCCGTTCGTGGTGGCCATCTATATGGGCAGTATTCATTCGCTCGCGTCGCTGGTGTGCCGCCAGTTGCGCTTCGAATTCGATTTTCATGCACAACGACCGGCGAGCGAGTGGGAAAGCATGGTTGAAGGCTCGCGCGTGGTGTTCGGCGCGCCTGTCAGCCAGGTACTGATGCCGCTGTCAGGCCGACGGCCCTGGAGCAATGATGCATCGCTGTCCTACTATCTGGCCGGTGCGCGCTCGCGCGAATCCTTGCAGGCCAGTGACGATATGGAGGTGGTCGCACTGGTTCGCCAGAAATTGCTGGATAACCCGGGGCGCGACAGCACCCTGGAGCGCGTGGCGGAGCGTCTGGAGATGAGCCCCCGCTCAGTGCGCCATCATCTGCGCCGGGCTGGCGCCTCTTTCCATGATATGCGCAATGAGATACGCGAGGCTTTCGCGACGCGCTATCTGACGGAGACTCGTCTTTCCTTGCAACGTATTGCCGAGGTGCTCGGGTACAGCGATCAGGCCAGTTTTACCAAAGCCTATCGGGTCTGGACGGGCACAACACCCGGTGAGGTTCGCCGTCGCAAAAAGAAAAATGATGCATGA
- a CDS encoding Na/Pi cotransporter family protein: MLDGWQLLAGLALFLLGMDYIERGLKGLGNDVLVRVLRGSTGRAWTAVLVGAAATALMQSSSLVGLLVLAFVGAGIMPMKNALGVVVGTHVGTTVTGWIVATVGFKLDMGALSLPLLGLGGLGVAMMAEHNRPGAAARLLLGFGLLLFGLAFMKEGVETFAAQVDVAWLADYPVAVFAVVGLVLATLLQSSSATMMISLSALHAGVITLPMGAAITIGAHIGTTSTMALGALRGDAASRRVAVFNVVYSTATAVFALIVLLPFVAPLQAWLNITDPLYSLVAFHSFFTLLGVLLFYPLLGYAAPLLEKHVGGRRNQVSQFVSKVPPSISDAAMASMEKETLHVLGRAMQLTASVFGGRTGQALRPAALPRRRLAGAPGFLDEYQALKNLEGEMLTFATAMQASELSPGHAGRLNALTAATRDAVYACKAVKDVRSNLDDMRLRTATSAWVSELGAHVLSTLNTLETLLIGKLDLSQEEVPHSGVSAHTLAALAERHNEAMHQLLMQLQQRGWQGLLHSTALNVTRELDQSLVGLIRAVQTCLETGNESDVEQEHAEAQA, from the coding sequence ATGCTGGATGGATGGCAGTTGCTGGCGGGCCTGGCCCTGTTCCTGTTGGGTATGGACTACATCGAGCGCGGCCTCAAGGGGCTGGGCAACGATGTGCTGGTGCGGGTGCTGCGCGGCAGCACCGGGCGTGCCTGGACTGCGGTGCTGGTCGGTGCGGCGGCTACGGCGCTGATGCAAAGCAGCTCGCTCGTGGGCCTGCTGGTGCTCGCCTTTGTGGGCGCGGGCATCATGCCGATGAAGAACGCGCTGGGTGTAGTGGTAGGCACCCATGTTGGCACGACAGTGACCGGCTGGATTGTGGCCACGGTCGGTTTCAAGCTCGACATGGGGGCGCTGTCGTTACCGCTGCTGGGTCTGGGCGGGCTGGGTGTCGCCATGATGGCGGAACATAACCGGCCCGGTGCTGCCGCGCGCTTGTTGCTGGGATTTGGTTTGCTGCTGTTTGGTCTGGCCTTCATGAAGGAAGGCGTGGAGACCTTCGCCGCCCAGGTGGATGTGGCCTGGCTGGCGGACTACCCGGTGGCGGTGTTCGCGGTGGTGGGGCTGGTGCTGGCCACCCTGCTGCAGTCCAGCTCGGCCACCATGATGATCAGCCTGTCGGCGCTGCATGCCGGTGTCATTACCTTGCCCATGGGGGCCGCGATTACCATCGGCGCGCATATTGGCACCACCAGTACCATGGCCCTCGGTGCCCTGCGTGGCGATGCGGCCAGCCGCCGTGTGGCGGTGTTCAATGTGGTCTACAGCACCGCGACCGCAGTCTTTGCCCTCATCGTGCTGCTGCCATTTGTGGCGCCGCTGCAAGCCTGGCTGAACATCACTGATCCACTGTATAGCCTGGTGGCGTTCCACAGCTTTTTCACGCTGCTCGGCGTGCTCCTGTTCTACCCCTTGCTGGGGTATGCGGCGCCGCTTCTGGAAAAACATGTGGGGGGGCGTCGTAATCAGGTCAGTCAGTTTGTCAGCAAGGTACCGCCGTCAATCAGCGACGCCGCCATGGCCAGCATGGAGAAGGAAACCCTGCATGTTCTGGGCAGGGCAATGCAGCTCACGGCCAGCGTATTCGGTGGTCGAACCGGCCAGGCCCTGCGCCCTGCGGCATTGCCGCGCCGCCGTCTTGCCGGGGCGCCGGGCTTTCTGGATGAATATCAGGCGCTGAAGAATCTGGAAGGGGAAATGCTGACGTTTGCCACAGCCATGCAGGCCAGCGAGTTGTCTCCCGGGCATGCCGGGCGTTTGAACGCGCTGACGGCAGCAACCCGAGACGCCGTGTATGCCTGCAAGGCCGTCAAGGATGTGCGCAGCAATCTGGATGATATGCGCCTGCGCACCGCGACCAGTGCCTGGGTCAGTGAATTGGGCGCTCATGTGCTGTCGACCCTGAACACGCTGGAGACCTTGCTGATCGGCAAGCTGGACCTGTCGCAGGAGGAGGTGCCACACAGCGGTGTCTCAGCGCACACCCTTGCGGCACTGGCAGAACGCCACAATGAGGCGATGCATCAGTTGCTGATGCAGCTTCAGCAGCGTGGCTGGCAAGGTCTGTTGCATTCCACAGCATTGAACGTGACCCGCGAGCTTGATCAGAGTCTGGTGGGGCTGATACGTGCCGTCCAGACCTGCCTGGAGACCGGCAACGAGTCGGACGTTGAGCAGGAGCATGCCGAAGCACAGGCCTGA
- a CDS encoding AraC family transcriptional regulator has protein sequence MYRADSMAFEVPIISVRYVRAFVSFVESRGVSRQMLLNGTGVREATLDDPNRFFSMVQVVRVLSRAEELLEDEQSGFAFGQRLDLQGHGVLGFALLQKRDPRTLIRMIVDYLRVALPIMDMRIKCFGDEVCIALADTWELGSLRPFVAKMYMGSIHTLASLVCRDFVFEFDFQADRNAAAWATLVRGAEVRFGCNENRIVMPLSGYRPWGSDESLARRLAAVRSRESIGTDSPGKTATPPSGSAVEVVVRVKQHVMNNPGRNGSLDRVAEELGMSPRSVRYHLNLAGFAFHDIRNSIRETYATRYLKDTRLPLSRIAEKVGYSDQASFTKAYRAWTGKTPGDVRRASRVL, from the coding sequence ATGTACAGAGCAGACAGCATGGCATTTGAAGTGCCTATCATATCAGTCCGTTATGTGCGCGCATTTGTCAGTTTCGTGGAAAGCAGAGGCGTCAGCCGACAGATGCTTCTCAATGGCACGGGCGTGCGCGAAGCAACCCTGGATGACCCCAACCGGTTCTTTTCCATGGTTCAGGTGGTGCGCGTGTTGAGCCGTGCCGAGGAGCTGCTGGAAGACGAGCAATCCGGTTTTGCCTTTGGCCAGCGCCTCGACCTTCAGGGGCATGGTGTGCTCGGATTCGCATTACTGCAAAAACGTGATCCTCGCACACTGATAAGGATGATCGTCGATTATCTGCGTGTTGCCCTGCCGATCATGGACATGCGCATCAAGTGTTTCGGCGATGAGGTCTGTATTGCGCTCGCGGATACCTGGGAGCTGGGGTCGCTGCGGCCCTTTGTGGCGAAAATGTACATGGGCAGCATTCATACGCTGGCGTCGCTGGTGTGTCGCGATTTCGTCTTCGAGTTCGATTTTCAGGCAGACCGGAACGCGGCCGCTTGGGCCACACTGGTCCGTGGTGCCGAGGTGCGTTTTGGCTGTAACGAAAACCGCATTGTGATGCCGCTTTCAGGCTACCGGCCGTGGGGCAGCGACGAGAGCCTGGCGCGCCGCCTGGCGGCGGTAAGGTCCAGGGAGAGCATCGGCACGGATAGCCCCGGAAAGACGGCCACGCCGCCATCCGGGAGTGCGGTCGAGGTGGTGGTGCGGGTCAAGCAGCACGTCATGAACAACCCGGGCCGCAATGGCTCGCTGGATCGCGTTGCCGAAGAGCTGGGCATGAGCCCGAGATCGGTGCGTTATCACCTCAACCTGGCCGGATTCGCCTTTCACGATATTCGCAACAGTATCAGGGAGACCTACGCCACCCGTTACCTCAAGGATACGCGCTTGCCGCTGAGCCGCATCGCAGAAAAGGTGGGATACAGCGACCAGGCCAGTTTCACCAAGGCATACCGGGCCTGGACGGGCAAGACGCCAGGTGATGTGCGGCGCGCAAGTCGAGTGCTGTGA
- the gspN gene encoding type II secretion system protein N, giving the protein MAREHTILGAIFLASLCGFLLAGLPAATVLAPLRAIDAEAERPIITRIRGVWWDGSVQGNWQGHRFLGRWTLQRRGLTPGLRLSVEAGDFHASGWAGGGWRGWRLEQWLVTLPVLLVEDLLPDIRAEGMVEIRINALTRRDNAVERADGALRYGGGKVSWGELDPVSVPPLDGVLSLVETYPEFSMTGPGGETLLRARLEQQAVSLRAYGALPQLFGLTEDGDPEGEIFHSSYAFPL; this is encoded by the coding sequence ATGGCGAGGGAGCACACCATACTGGGCGCTATTTTTCTGGCCAGTCTATGTGGTTTTCTGCTGGCCGGTCTCCCCGCCGCGACAGTACTGGCGCCGCTGCGGGCCATCGATGCCGAAGCAGAGCGTCCGATCATTACGCGCATACGCGGTGTCTGGTGGGACGGCTCGGTTCAGGGCAACTGGCAGGGGCATCGCTTCCTCGGGCGCTGGACACTGCAGCGGCGCGGCCTGACGCCGGGTCTGCGCCTGAGCGTGGAAGCCGGTGACTTTCACGCGTCGGGTTGGGCGGGTGGAGGCTGGCGAGGGTGGCGACTGGAGCAGTGGCTGGTCACATTGCCCGTCCTGCTGGTGGAAGACCTGCTCCCGGATATCCGTGCTGAGGGCATGGTCGAGATACGTATCAACGCACTGACACGACGTGATAATGCAGTAGAACGTGCCGATGGCGCCTTGCGCTATGGCGGCGGCAAGGTGTCCTGGGGTGAACTGGACCCTGTCAGCGTGCCGCCTCTGGACGGCGTCTTGTCGTTGGTGGAGACCTATCCGGAATTCTCCATGACGGGCCCCGGGGGCGAGACGCTTCTGCGGGCCCGCCTGGAGCAGCAGGCCGTATCGTTGCGGGCTTACGGGGCCTTGCCGCAGTTGTTCGGTCTGACCGAAGACGGTGATCCGGAAGGAGAGATATTTCACAGCAGCTATGCGTTCCCGCTTTGA
- a CDS encoding DUF6482 family protein produces MKMRVGQLRNVVVGRLRIRSVDLSLYTVEVQLGGGWHVLVDDQGKVLSFRSMEAVRKALAFLEVLDATLLHASPYNEMIGIEPTRVPPMEVPIDWPGDGQPGARRHARRRRFGRPLR; encoded by the coding sequence ATGAAAATGCGTGTTGGCCAGTTACGGAATGTGGTCGTCGGGCGTCTGCGTATCCGCTCGGTGGATCTGTCGCTCTACACTGTCGAGGTGCAGTTGGGCGGCGGTTGGCATGTGCTGGTGGACGATCAGGGCAAGGTGCTCAGCTTCCGCAGCATGGAAGCCGTGCGCAAGGCGCTGGCCTTCCTGGAGGTGCTGGACGCCACGCTGCTGCACGCCTCACCCTATAACGAAATGATCGGTATCGAGCCCACCCGGGTGCCGCCCATGGAGGTGCCCATCGACTGGCCAGGTGATGGGCAGCCCGGTGCCCGACGCCACGCCCGTCGCCGCCGTTTCGGGCGCCCGTTACGCTGA
- a CDS encoding NADPH-dependent FMN reductase: protein MTSEASPRILVFAGSARRASLNKHLARAATDRLRQQGSNATFVDLRDYPAPLYDGDLEAESGIPDKIRDLKRLFASHDGLVIVSPEYNGFITPLLKNTLDWISRPDGDASGLALFQGKLATVMAASPGGFGGMRSLLLIRQLLANLGVTVLPEQVSVPRATDAFNDQGEIVSDDLDKRLDKACKALVTHLQRLHGKG from the coding sequence ATGACGTCAGAGGCATCACCCCGCATTCTTGTGTTCGCAGGCAGCGCCCGCCGCGCTTCCCTGAACAAGCACCTGGCCCGCGCCGCCACGGACAGGCTGCGCCAGCAGGGCAGCAACGCCACGTTCGTGGACCTGCGCGACTACCCCGCGCCGCTGTACGACGGCGACCTGGAAGCCGAGTCCGGCATTCCCGACAAGATCCGCGATCTGAAACGACTGTTTGCCAGCCACGACGGGCTGGTCATCGTGTCACCGGAGTACAACGGCTTCATCACGCCGCTGCTGAAGAACACGCTGGACTGGATTTCACGCCCGGATGGCGACGCCAGCGGCCTGGCCCTGTTCCAGGGCAAGCTGGCCACGGTGATGGCCGCCTCCCCCGGCGGCTTCGGCGGGATGCGCAGCCTGCTGCTGATCCGGCAATTGCTCGCCAACCTTGGTGTCACCGTATTGCCGGAACAGGTCTCTGTGCCGCGCGCTACGGACGCGTTCAACGACCAGGGCGAGATTGTCAGCGACGATCTGGACAAACGTCTGGACAAGGCCTGCAAGGCGCTGGTGACACACCTGCAGCGCCTGCATGGCAAGGGCTGA
- a CDS encoding DUF6394 family protein has protein sequence MNLEKVVFGFFILLALTLNFGFFLGEIDNPEHHNVYELFAAIIVSLIATVLKFGERTQIGAVLLASSLVADLQLISAAIVWAVAVHVLDIGLTPAVMASIVSLSGGALLANAVSTILLTVETVTLHR, from the coding sequence ATGAATCTCGAAAAAGTTGTCTTCGGTTTCTTCATTCTGCTCGCCCTGACGCTGAACTTCGGCTTCTTTCTGGGCGAGATCGATAACCCCGAACACCACAATGTCTATGAACTGTTTGCTGCGATCATCGTCAGCCTGATTGCCACGGTGCTGAAATTCGGTGAGCGCACCCAGATCGGTGCGGTGTTGCTGGCATCAAGTCTGGTGGCGGATCTGCAATTGATCAGCGCTGCCATTGTCTGGGCCGTGGCGGTGCATGTGCTGGATATCGGGCTGACGCCCGCCGTGATGGCCAGCATCGTTTCCCTGTCCGGCGGCGCCCTGCTGGCCAACGCCGTGTCCACCATCCTGCTGACCGTGGAAACGGTCACCTTGCATCGGTAA
- a CDS encoding potassium channel family protein, whose protein sequence is MTTPVAARGSIVPIILRRMRVPIIVLITAYALAVFGFTLMPGVDDQGEPWRMTFFQAFYVVSYTGSTIGFGEVPYDFSNAQRLWTMVSIYLTVFAWLYSVGTIIALIQDTDFRNALLRTRLLRSLHGIREPFYLICGYGDTGKLLARALLGRKQRVVVIDRDMTNVEELRSRDSGIYVPAFCMDAEVPGNLIDAGLQHPWCAGVLAVTDNDHTNLKVAIATKLLNRDILVFCRVDTEETANNMLSFGTDLVVNPCEDFAQRLVMGMREPDAHRVYDWLTSLPNAPLPHRPEPPQGRWIICGFGDFGRAVYRALREAGLSVLVVAEAVDDCPPGSIPGKGTEAVTLNQAGISEADALVACTDDDADNLSIMVTARQLNPDIYMVSLENRLYNRELFRAANPALPVQASYLTASRFLSVLSAPMLRDFLEQSARQGNDWNHTLVKRLAEISGDMTPDCWTITLGDRQAPAVMQAQALGEPVQLGNLCRDPRKRRDRLNAVPLMLRRGGECLLLPDDDTLLQAGDRMLWCGTPQAEALLGWNLHHLNSLRYVHTGAHRPDGWVWRHLARRRAAGDS, encoded by the coding sequence ATGACCACTCCGGTCGCGGCGCGGGGCTCCATAGTGCCGATCATCCTGCGCCGTATGCGGGTGCCGATCATTGTATTGATCACCGCTTACGCGTTAGCGGTGTTCGGCTTCACCCTGATGCCCGGCGTGGACGATCAGGGTGAACCCTGGCGGATGACGTTCTTCCAGGCCTTTTATGTGGTCAGCTACACCGGCAGCACCATCGGTTTCGGGGAAGTGCCCTATGACTTCTCCAATGCCCAGCGTTTGTGGACGATGGTCAGCATCTACCTCACCGTATTCGCCTGGCTGTATTCGGTGGGCACTATCATTGCCCTGATCCAGGATACGGATTTTCGCAACGCGCTGTTGCGCACGCGCTTGTTGCGCAGCCTTCACGGCATTCGCGAACCCTTCTATCTGATCTGCGGTTATGGTGATACCGGCAAGCTGTTGGCCCGGGCGCTGCTGGGGCGCAAGCAGCGCGTGGTCGTGATTGATCGGGACATGACCAATGTGGAAGAGCTGCGTAGCCGCGACAGTGGCATTTATGTGCCCGCCTTCTGTATGGACGCGGAGGTGCCCGGCAACCTGATTGATGCCGGGCTGCAACACCCCTGGTGTGCCGGGGTGCTTGCTGTCACCGACAACGATCACACCAATCTCAAGGTGGCGATAGCCACCAAACTGCTGAACCGGGACATTCTGGTGTTCTGCCGCGTTGATACGGAAGAAACCGCCAACAACATGCTGTCGTTCGGTACGGACCTGGTGGTCAACCCGTGTGAGGACTTCGCCCAGCGGCTGGTGATGGGGATGCGTGAACCGGATGCGCACCGCGTGTATGACTGGCTGACATCGTTGCCCAATGCGCCCTTGCCGCACCGCCCGGAGCCGCCCCAGGGCCGCTGGATCATCTGCGGTTTTGGTGATTTCGGCCGGGCCGTCTATCGCGCCCTGCGCGAGGCCGGGCTGTCTGTGCTGGTGGTGGCCGAAGCCGTGGACGACTGCCCGCCGGGCAGCATCCCGGGCAAGGGTACCGAGGCGGTGACCCTGAATCAGGCTGGCATTTCCGAAGCAGATGCCCTGGTGGCCTGCACGGACGATGACGCTGACAACCTCTCGATCATGGTGACGGCACGACAACTCAATCCGGATATCTACATGGTGTCGCTGGAGAATCGTCTGTATAACCGCGAACTCTTCCGCGCCGCCAACCCGGCGCTGCCGGTGCAGGCCAGCTATCTGACGGCGAGCCGCTTTCTTTCGGTGCTGAGTGCGCCCATGTTGCGGGATTTTCTGGAGCAGTCCGCGCGGCAGGGCAATGACTGGAATCACACGCTGGTGAAGCGCCTGGCCGAGATCAGCGGTGATATGACCCCGGATTGCTGGACCATCACCCTGGGCGACAGGCAGGCGCCTGCCGTCATGCAGGCGCAGGCGCTCGGTGAGCCGGTGCAGCTTGGCAACCTGTGTCGTGATCCGCGCAAGCGACGGGATCGACTGAATGCCGTGCCCTTGATGTTACGCCGTGGCGGGGAATGCCTGCTGCTGCCCGACGACGACACCTTGCTGCAGGCAGGCGACCGCATGCTCTGGTGTGGCACGCCGCAGGCCGAGGCCCTGCTGGGCTGGAACCTGCATCACCTGAATTCCCTGCGCTATGTGCATACCGGCGCGCATCGTCCTGACGGCTGGGTCTGGCGCCATCTGGCCCGCCGCCGCGCGGCGGGCGACAGCTGA
- the dauA gene encoding C4-dicarboxylic acid transporter DauA encodes MADRSHLTTVRFASALQQACLREPYTGQRLRRDLLAGLSVGIIAIPLAMALAVAIGVPPQYGLYTGIVAGLVIALTGGARFSVSGPTAAFVVVLQPVVYQFGLGGLLLATLMAGVILVLMALARFGRFIEYIPEPVTLGFTAGIAIVIVMLQLRDFFGLPLAEVPPDFLDKLQVLGSHLPALHWPTLLTGAATLLALILWPRQRTGIPGHLPAVLIGVLVAQLLGLGGHSIDTLGSRFSFTWPDGSLGQGIPPFLPEFRLPWHWDTPSGASLLSTEVMRALLPAAFTIAMLGAIESLLCAVVLDGMSGRRHNANGELLGQGLGNIAAPFFGGFAATAALARSTANYRAGATSPVAAMVHALVLLLAVLLLARWLSYLPMASMAALLLMVAWNMSEAPKVLHLLRKAPREDVIVLLVCLSLTVVFDMVIAIAVGIVLASLMFMQQLAGMTRISDVSAQRKLIGDTPLPEDWRLIKIVGPLFFAAADRVFDDLLDETAGRRGLVLYMDGVPILDAGGLNAFLKFLDRAADRGTEIVVADLQFQPLRTLARANVLPRPGQLRFTPTLAAALESLQPGAVRE; translated from the coding sequence ATGGCCGACCGCTCTCATCTGACCACCGTGCGCTTTGCCAGTGCGCTGCAACAGGCCTGCCTGCGTGAGCCCTACACCGGTCAGCGCCTGCGCCGCGATCTGCTGGCCGGGCTATCGGTGGGCATCATCGCCATTCCGCTGGCCATGGCGCTGGCGGTGGCCATCGGCGTGCCGCCCCAGTACGGCCTCTATACCGGTATTGTCGCCGGGCTGGTGATTGCGCTCACCGGCGGCGCGCGCTTTTCGGTCTCCGGCCCCACCGCGGCCTTCGTGGTGGTGCTGCAACCGGTGGTTTACCAGTTCGGCCTGGGCGGCCTGCTGCTGGCCACGTTGATGGCAGGCGTGATTCTGGTGCTGATGGCACTGGCCCGTTTCGGGCGCTTTATCGAATATATTCCCGAGCCGGTTACCCTGGGTTTTACGGCGGGTATCGCCATCGTTATCGTCATGCTGCAGCTGCGTGATTTCTTCGGGCTGCCGCTGGCCGAAGTGCCGCCGGATTTTCTCGACAAGCTTCAGGTGCTGGGCAGCCACTTGCCCGCCCTGCACTGGCCCACCTTGCTGACCGGCGCCGCCACGCTGCTGGCGCTGATCCTCTGGCCGCGTCAGCGCACCGGCATTCCGGGGCATCTGCCCGCTGTGCTGATCGGTGTGCTGGTGGCGCAACTGCTGGGGCTGGGCGGGCACAGCATCGATACGCTGGGCAGCCGTTTCAGCTTTACCTGGCCGGATGGCAGTCTGGGCCAGGGCATCCCCCCGTTCCTGCCGGAGTTTCGCCTACCCTGGCACTGGGATACCCCGTCCGGCGCCAGCCTGCTGTCCACCGAGGTCATGCGCGCCCTGCTGCCAGCGGCCTTTACCATTGCCATGCTTGGCGCCATCGAATCGTTGCTCTGCGCGGTGGTGCTCGATGGCATGAGCGGGCGGCGACACAATGCCAACGGCGAGCTGCTGGGCCAGGGCCTGGGTAATATCGCCGCACCCTTCTTCGGCGGTTTTGCGGCCACGGCCGCCCTGGCACGCTCCACCGCCAACTACCGCGCCGGGGCCACCTCGCCGGTGGCGGCCATGGTGCATGCGCTGGTGCTGCTGCTGGCTGTGCTGCTGCTGGCCCGCTGGCTGAGCTACCTGCCCATGGCCTCGATGGCGGCATTGCTGTTGATGGTGGCCTGGAACATGAGCGAGGCGCCCAAGGTGCTGCATCTGTTGCGCAAGGCGCCGCGCGAGGACGTCATCGTGCTGCTGGTGTGTCTGTCGCTGACGGTGGTCTTCGACATGGTGATCGCCATCGCCGTGGGCATTGTGCTGGCCTCGCTCATGTTCATGCAGCAACTCGCGGGCATGACCCGCATCAGCGACGTCAGCGCGCAACGCAAGCTGATCGGCGATACGCCGCTGCCGGAGGACTGGCGTCTGATCAAGATCGTCGGCCCGCTATTCTTTGCGGCGGCAGACCGGGTGTTTGATGATCTGCTGGACGAAACGGCGGGGCGCCGTGGCCTGGTGCTCTACATGGACGGCGTGCCGATTCTGGATGCCGGCGGCCTGAATGCCTTCCTGAAGTTTCTCGACCGGGCCGCCGACCGGGGCACGGAAATCGTGGTGGCTGATCTGCAATTCCAGCCCCTGCGCACCCTGGCCCGGGCGAATGTGCTGCCCAGGCCAGGCCAGTTGCGTTTCACCCCGACGCTGGCCGCCGCGCTGGAGAGCCTGCAACCGGGCGCCGTCAGGGAGTGA
- a CDS encoding quinone oxidoreductase family protein, whose product MKALQFAETGSLDKLILNEQVPEPVAADGDVLIRIEAAGLNPSDLKNVLGRFPYTTVPRIPGRDFAGVVVEGPAALRGKAVWGSGKGVGFTRDGSHAEYLVLPAEAVAIKPDCLSFAQAASCGVPWITALEGVERADIRAGTRVVVIGASGAVGQAMSLLALARGATVVGAVRRDAQLAEVPAGCQGILLGNPDDFVARVGEGGDEGADVVIDTTGFWLAPGVEVLGNGGRLVAISAPPSGVTEMPILGFYRRAATLIGVNSLLHDSATCAGMLERLGELFARGDLPLPAAPREWSLADGVSAYRALEQGGAGKIVFTP is encoded by the coding sequence ATGAAAGCCCTTCAGTTCGCCGAAACCGGCAGCCTGGACAAGCTGATACTCAACGAACAGGTGCCTGAACCCGTGGCAGCAGACGGTGACGTGCTGATTCGTATCGAAGCCGCAGGTCTGAACCCCAGCGATCTGAAGAATGTGCTGGGCCGGTTTCCCTACACGACGGTGCCGCGCATCCCCGGCCGTGATTTTGCCGGGGTGGTGGTCGAAGGCCCCGCCGCACTGCGAGGCAAGGCGGTGTGGGGGTCGGGCAAAGGGGTGGGTTTTACCCGGGATGGCAGCCATGCCGAATATCTGGTGTTGCCCGCCGAGGCGGTGGCGATCAAGCCGGACTGTCTGAGCTTTGCCCAGGCGGCCAGTTGCGGCGTGCCCTGGATTACGGCGCTGGAAGGGGTTGAGCGCGCGGACATCCGTGCCGGCACGCGCGTTGTGGTGATCGGCGCCAGTGGCGCGGTCGGTCAGGCCATGAGTCTGCTGGCGCTGGCACGCGGCGCCACGGTGGTGGGGGCGGTGCGTCGTGACGCCCAGCTGGCGGAGGTGCCAGCGGGGTGCCAGGGCATCCTGCTGGGTAACCCGGATGACTTCGTCGCCCGGGTTGGCGAAGGGGGTGATGAGGGGGCGGACGTGGTCATCGATACCACCGGCTTCTGGCTGGCACCGGGAGTGGAAGTGCTGGGCAACGGCGGGCGCCTGGTGGCGATTTCGGCGCCGCCCAGTGGTGTCACCGAGATGCCGATCCTGGGCTTCTATCGCCGTGCGGCGACCCTGATCGGCGTGAACTCGCTGCTGCATGACAGCGCCACCTGCGCTGGCATGCTCGAGCGGTTGGGGGAACTGTTTGCCCGGGGTGACCTGCCGTTGCCGGCGGCGCCCCGCGAATGGTCGCTGGCGGACGGCGTATCCGCATACCGCGCGCTGGAGCAGGGCGGCGCGGGCAAGATTGTCTTCACTCCCTGA
- a CDS encoding DUF1244 domain-containing protein has translation MTDTRDIEAAVFRRLLAHLDAHKEVQNIDLMNLAGFCRNCLAKWYAAEAAERGVEIDYDAAREHVYGMPYSEWKAKYQK, from the coding sequence ATGACCGACACCCGCGATATCGAAGCCGCCGTATTCCGTCGCCTGCTGGCCCATCTGGATGCCCACAAGGAGGTGCAGAATATCGACCTGATGAACCTGGCCGGTTTCTGCCGCAACTGCCTGGCCAAGTGGTACGCCGCCGAAGCGGCGGAGCGTGGCGTCGAGATCGACTATGACGCGGCCCGGGAGCACGTTTACGGTATGCCCTACAGCGAGTGGAAAGCGAAGTACCAGAAATGA